A single window of Watersipora subatra chromosome 9, tzWatSuba1.1, whole genome shotgun sequence DNA harbors:
- the LOC137404769 gene encoding histone-lysine N-methyltransferase SETMAR-like: MAAPLEICSHVEQRAVIRFWSSEGVRPSDIYRRMKAQYGESCLNQNKVFKWASSFKEGRTSIEDELRSGRPKEAATPSNLEAVDKLVRADRRIKVEEIAESLSISIGTVHSILHEDLGYSKVCCRWVPKMLSDANKAKRLEMSRKNLDRVQKEGDSFLNRLVTCDETWVAHYEPESKQQSLRWKHPSSPVTKKFRVQRSVKKVMLTVFWDVRGPITVSFLEQGTTVNSENYCQLLQQVKKDIKNKRRGMQSRGVILHQDSARPHTATRTIETINQLGWELLDHPPYSPNLAPSDYHLFGALKSYTRGIHMETHDEVKATVSEWSRRQSAEFYADGIKKLVP; encoded by the coding sequence ATGGCTGCCCCTCTTGAAATTTGCTCACATGTTGAACAGAGAGCTGTAATAAGATTTTGGTCAAGTGAAGGAGTCAGACCAAGTGACATTTATAGGAGAATGAAAGCTCAATATGGTGAAAGTTGTTTAAACCAAAACAAAGTTTTCAAATGGGCTAGCAGTTTTAAGGAAGGAAGGACCTCTATTGAGGATGAACTAAGGTCAGGCAGGCCAAAAGAGGCAGCCACACCATCCAATTTGGAGGCTGTGGACAAGCTTGTCAGAGCAGACAGAAGGATAAAGGTAGAAGAAATTGCTGAATCATTGAGCATCTCCATTGGAACAGTGCATTCCATTCTTCATGAAGATCTTGGGTACTCAAAGGTGTGCTGCAGGTGGGTACCCAAAATGCTCAGTGATGCCAACAAAGCTAAGCGATTGGAAATGTCTAGGAAGAATCTGGACAGGGTTCAAAAAGAAGGTGATTCCTTTTTAAACAGACTTGTGACTTGTGATGAGACCTGGGTGGCACACTATGAGCCAGAGTCAAAGCAGCAGTCATTGAGGTGGAAACACCCATCATCTCCTGTCACAAAGAAGTTCAGAGTACAGAGAAGTGTCAAGAAAGTGATGTTGACAGTGTTTTGGGATGTGAGAGGCCCCATTACAGTAAGCTTTCTTGAGCAGGGAACCACAGTAAACAGTGAAAATTACTGCCAACTGCTACAGCAAGTCAAGAAGGACATTAAGAACAAGAGAAGAGGCATGCAATCTCGTGGCGTCATTCTCCACCAAGACAGTGCAAGGCCCCACACTGCCACTCGAACCATTGAGACCATAAACCAACTAGGTTGGGAACTGTTGGACCACCCACCTTACAGCCCTAATCTTGCACCTTCTGATTATCATCTCTTTGGTGCTCTAAAGTCCTATACCAGAGGGATTCATATGGAGACTCACGACGAGGTCAAAGCTACTGTGAGCGAATGGTCACGAAGGCAATCTGCAGAATTTTATGCAGATGGGATCAAGAAACTGGTACCATGA